The Ficedula albicollis isolate OC2 chromosome 6, FicAlb1.5, whole genome shotgun sequence genome has a window encoding:
- the ATOH7 gene encoding protein atonal homolog 7 translates to MKTCKSSHLDSGVEAETQCRSGAGCVVKCSSERMENAAKRRLAANARERRRMQGLNTAFDRLRKVVPQWGQDKKLSKYETLQMALSYIMALTRILAEAERYSSEREWISLHCEHFHADSYQHYPAQKPAADSDPYAQRVFSYHPEHFQIAN, encoded by the coding sequence ATGAAAACCTGTAAGTCCAGTCACCTGGACTCAGGTGTGGAGGCAGAGACGCAGTGCAGAAGCGGAGCGGGCTGTGTGGTGAAGTGCAGCTCGGAGAGGATGGAGAACGCTGCCAAGAGGAGACTGGCTGCCAACGCCCGCGAGAGGAGGCGCATGCAGGGGCTGAACACGGCCTTCGACCGCCTCAGAAAGGTGGTGCCGCAGTGGGGGCAGGACAAGAAACTGTCCAAGTACGAGACGCTGCAGATGGCTCTGAGCTACATCATGGCTCTGACCCGGATCCTGGCCGAAGCTGAAAGGTACAGTAGTGAGCGAGAGTGGATTAGCCTGCACTGTGAGCACTTCCATGCCGACAGCTACCAGCACTACCCGGCGCAGAAACCCGCGGCGGACAGCGATCCCTACGCACAGAGGGTGTTCAGCTACCACCCCGAGCACTTCCAGATTGCTAACTAG